The following coding sequences are from one SAR116 cluster alpha proteobacterium HIMB100 window:
- a CDS encoding ATPase component of ABC transporters with duplicated ATPase domain (PFAM: ABC transporter), giving the protein MAPPLLSVSDLGLNLGDRWLLRHVDLAVSAGDRLAFVGRNGAGKSSLMKLIAGQTEPDEGSRWCAPYSSVAYLPQNPTFRGSMSLSSYVLDGLDDGPELSVEDRRKQTHKAEAVLGRLGLDGGQLTDQLSGGERRRVSLAKALITDPDVLLLDEPTNHLDLPTIEWLEAMLKARKGGLILISHDRAFLRALGNGILWLNHGTLRRRQGAFDEFEDWSEEILADEAVRLHKLDKKIAEETRWSHQGISARRKRNQGRLRELQVLRSERARQAPAQIKQMNIAHVKAETGGQVVLEARDISLAVGSPDLNQRQLVSHFNLKILRGDRLGLVGPNGAGKSTLVKTLLGEQDPDTGHVKSGYGLIPGYFDQNRALLNQQASPWTILCPDGGDTVNISGKPRHVTSYLRDFLFDDFKMTQKVSTLSGGEQNRLMLAFIFAQPHNFLVLDEPTNDLDMETIDLLQEVVSDYDGTVLIVSHDRDFLDRTVTGLLAFEDSGRVVAHAGGYSDYLERRRKQQDKQTNTGPGQNKSRKNNTSRHKQAEQPAVREQTKLSYKQAYLLEKLPQQIAELQDKIDAADTRLSDMTFYADSPDGYQSLAEQTKQDKEQLNKMEDDWLALELLREELSSS; this is encoded by the coding sequence ATGGCCCCGCCATTATTATCAGTTTCTGATTTAGGCCTGAATCTGGGAGACAGGTGGCTGTTGCGGCATGTTGATCTGGCGGTCAGTGCAGGGGACAGGCTGGCCTTTGTTGGCCGCAACGGTGCAGGAAAATCAAGCTTGATGAAGCTGATTGCAGGTCAAACCGAGCCTGATGAGGGCAGCCGCTGGTGCGCGCCTTACAGCTCAGTCGCCTATCTGCCTCAGAATCCGACCTTTCGCGGCAGCATGTCCTTATCCTCTTATGTTCTCGACGGGCTAGATGATGGCCCTGAATTAAGCGTTGAAGACAGGCGAAAACAAACCCACAAGGCTGAAGCTGTTTTGGGCCGTTTAGGCCTTGATGGCGGACAATTGACCGATCAGTTATCGGGCGGAGAGCGCAGACGTGTTTCTCTTGCAAAAGCCCTGATCACAGATCCTGATGTTCTGCTTTTGGATGAGCCCACAAACCATCTTGATTTACCAACCATTGAATGGCTCGAAGCCATGCTGAAGGCCCGTAAAGGCGGGCTCATTCTGATCAGCCACGATCGCGCGTTTTTGCGTGCACTTGGGAATGGCATTTTATGGCTGAACCACGGAACATTACGTCGGCGGCAAGGCGCATTTGATGAATTTGAAGACTGGTCAGAGGAAATTCTGGCCGATGAGGCCGTGCGCTTGCATAAGCTGGACAAGAAAATTGCCGAAGAGACCCGCTGGTCGCACCAGGGCATCAGTGCGCGGCGGAAACGTAACCAGGGGCGCCTGCGTGAGTTACAAGTCCTGCGCTCAGAGCGTGCCCGCCAGGCCCCTGCGCAAATCAAACAAATGAACATTGCTCATGTAAAGGCAGAGACAGGTGGCCAGGTTGTTTTGGAGGCCCGCGACATCAGCCTTGCTGTCGGCAGCCCTGATCTGAACCAGCGCCAACTTGTCAGTCATTTCAATTTGAAAATCCTGCGCGGAGACAGGCTGGGGCTGGTTGGCCCCAACGGAGCAGGGAAGTCAACATTGGTCAAAACCTTACTTGGCGAGCAAGACCCTGATACAGGCCATGTCAAATCCGGCTATGGGCTGATCCCTGGTTATTTTGATCAAAACCGGGCTTTGCTCAACCAACAGGCCAGCCCCTGGACCATCCTATGCCCGGATGGCGGTGACACCGTGAACATCTCTGGCAAGCCACGCCATGTCACAAGCTATCTACGTGATTTCTTATTTGATGATTTCAAAATGACACAGAAAGTCTCCACCTTATCTGGGGGAGAACAGAACCGGCTGATGCTGGCCTTTATTTTTGCCCAGCCGCATAATTTTCTGGTTCTGGACGAACCGACCAATGATCTGGATATGGAAACCATTGATTTGCTTCAGGAAGTCGTCAGCGATTATGATGGCACGGTTCTGATTGTCAGCCATGATCGCGATTTTCTTGACCGTACGGTTACTGGCCTGCTGGCGTTTGAGGATAGCGGGCGTGTGGTTGCCCATGCGGGCGGCTATTCTGACTATCTGGAGCGCCGCCGCAAGCAACAAGACAAACAAACAAATACAGGACCAGGCCAGAACAAGTCCCGCAAAAACAACACATCACGACACAAGCAAGCAGAACAACCGGCTGTGCGTGAACAAACCAAACTGAGCTATAAACAAGCCTATCTGCTGGAAAAACTACCGCAACAGATTGCCGAGCTTCAGGATAAGATTGACGCCGCTGATACCCGCCTGTCTGACATGACATTTTATGCTGACAGCCCCGATGGCTATCAATCTTTAGCTGAACAGACAAAACAAGATAAAGAGCAGCTGAACAAAATGGAAGATGACTGGCTGGCGTTAGAACTGTTGAGAGAAGAGCTCAGCAGCAGCTGA
- a CDS encoding hypothetical protein (PFAM: MraZ protein~TIGRFAM: mraZ protein): MGWAARDFRSANEKTGSFLKRFRAALKRSESVDLFLSTYENKLDAKGRVSVPAPYRSVLERNRSPLYIYKSLTLPCLEGCGPERISQIVDAIDDMDSLSKEAEVLQTMLFSAQEMKIDSDGRMLLPAEFVEFAELDGVALFAGIGRSFQIWRPDRHQQRELESREQASERGVPRLTLGRRGGQGDR; the protein is encoded by the coding sequence ATGGGGTGGGCTGCAAGAGATTTCCGCAGTGCCAATGAAAAAACTGGCAGCTTTTTGAAGAGATTTCGAGCTGCACTTAAACGGAGCGAGTCAGTGGATTTATTTTTATCCACATACGAAAATAAACTGGATGCCAAGGGCAGGGTCTCCGTTCCTGCACCTTATCGTTCAGTTTTAGAACGTAACCGCAGCCCGCTTTACATCTATAAATCTCTGACTCTGCCCTGCCTTGAAGGGTGCGGGCCAGAACGCATATCTCAAATCGTTGATGCCATAGATGATATGGACAGCCTGTCAAAAGAAGCTGAAGTCCTGCAGACCATGCTGTTCAGCGCCCAGGAAATGAAAATTGATTCAGATGGGCGGATGTTGTTGCCAGCTGAATTTGTTGAATTTGCTGAGCTTGACGGCGTTGCGCTATTTGCAGGGATCGGCCGGTCGTTCCAAATCTGGCGACCAGACCGGCATCAGCAGCGCGAACTTGAGTCCCGTGAACAGGCCAGCGAGCGAGGGGTTCCCCGGCTGACCTTGGGCCGGCGGGGCGGCCAGGGAGACAGGTGA
- a CDS encoding S-adenosyl-methyltransferase MraW (PFAM: MraW methylase family~TIGRFAM: S-adenosyl-methyltransferase MraW), translating into MREASLHIPVMLDEVTAALNPDAGKTLIDATFGNGGYSHHFLTTAGCRVAAIDRDPEAIARGQAMVNAFEGRFSLFEGPFSTIRQLVKDSEFEQVDGIVFDLGVCSTQLDEAERGFSFRQDGPLDMRMTPVGENACDVVNGYSEADIADILWRYGEERASRRIARAITKARASCPIERTGQLADIIHSVMPRPKPGQPDSATRSFQALRIHVNRELDELETALEACEHLLKPDGILVVVSFHSLEDRIVKHFMAGKSGRKARPSRHRPELEAETPPVYALMTRKAVLPSADEERYNPRARSARLRVAKRTHAPSSQTVAQGAGA; encoded by the coding sequence ATGAGAGAAGCCAGCTTACACATTCCTGTGATGCTGGATGAGGTCACCGCGGCTCTGAACCCTGATGCGGGCAAAACCCTGATTGACGCCACGTTCGGCAATGGGGGATATTCTCATCATTTCCTGACAACAGCTGGCTGCCGCGTGGCCGCGATTGACCGCGACCCTGAAGCAATTGCGCGCGGACAGGCCATGGTGAACGCATTTGAAGGCCGTTTCAGCTTGTTTGAGGGGCCGTTTTCAACAATCAGGCAGCTGGTTAAAGACAGCGAATTTGAACAGGTTGACGGTATTGTGTTTGACCTCGGCGTATGTTCAACCCAGCTTGACGAGGCAGAGCGCGGCTTTTCATTCCGTCAGGACGGTCCGCTGGATATGCGGATGACGCCTGTTGGCGAGAACGCATGCGATGTGGTGAACGGATATAGCGAAGCTGACATCGCTGACATTCTGTGGCGATATGGCGAAGAACGGGCTTCGCGCCGGATTGCCCGTGCCATAACCAAAGCCAGGGCCAGCTGTCCGATTGAACGGACCGGCCAGCTTGCAGATATCATTCACTCTGTCATGCCGCGCCCGAAGCCCGGCCAGCCAGACAGCGCCACTCGGTCATTTCAGGCCTTACGGATTCACGTTAATCGCGAGCTGGATGAATTAGAAACCGCGCTGGAGGCCTGCGAACATCTGCTGAAGCCAGACGGTATATTGGTGGTGGTCAGCTTTCATTCTCTGGAAGATCGGATTGTAAAGCACTTCATGGCCGGAAAAAGTGGTCGGAAAGCCCGCCCCTCACGCCATCGCCCTGAGCTTGAGGCAGAGACGCCGCCTGTCTACGCGCTGATGACCCGCAAAGCTGTTCTGCCCTCTGCAGATGAAGAACGATATAACCCCCGGGCACGGTCTGCACGTTTGCGTGTGGCCAAACGAACGCACGCCCCCTCTTCACAAACAGTCGCACAAGGAGCAGGAGCATGA
- a CDS encoding putative secreted (periplasmic) protein, whose amino-acid sequence MIRLILIFCLVLGGSGTVLYMTKQSVDSRYDELRELRKEISRAEERAAILEAEWAYVSRPDRILSLSGGLLSMRPITADRILPLEAIPMRRDDQQPKPEAAE is encoded by the coding sequence ATGATCAGGCTAATCCTCATTTTCTGTCTTGTGCTGGGGGGAAGCGGCACGGTTTTGTATATGACCAAACAGTCCGTTGACAGCCGCTATGATGAATTGCGCGAGCTTCGCAAAGAAATTTCAAGAGCTGAAGAACGGGCCGCCATTTTAGAAGCAGAATGGGCATATGTCAGCCGTCCTGACCGGATATTGAGCCTGTCAGGCGGGCTGTTATCTATGCGGCCAATCACCGCCGACAGAATTTTGCCGCTTGAAGCAATTCCAATGCGACGGGACGACCAACAGCCCAAACCGGAGGCTGCAGAATGA
- a CDS encoding cell division protein FtsI/penicillin-binding protein 2 (PFAM: Penicillin binding protein transpeptidase domain; Penicillin-binding Protein dimerisation domain): MTRLPDQHPQAESDQTLLGGLWSRFWPSRLAPEQARNTAQMRLIFAGALAITCFAGIGAKAFHLATVSAQGDTEVHVRLAGADRGAIYDRNGRVLAQTVPVMTLHVDPKQVLDPYEVAEKLSAVLPELTKQDILAALSRKTRYVELNRKITPRRHAAILGLGLPGIFITPSNLRTYPNGAEAAHILGQVNRDGLGIAGIEKSMQATLSSGRDVTLSVDLGVQAVVRRALAEQIKTFEALGGTGLVSNIKTGEVVAIVSLPDYDPNQYAVAEQKALFNQATKGVFEMGSIFKVLNTAIALEAGSAQLSSSYDVTRPLRIGGFPIRDYHPYDRFLNLSEVLVYSSNIGSARIAEEIGPEVQRGYMEKLGLLGRPALELTETARPLYPSSWGRLSSYTISFGHGISVSPVHVMGAIGAAAGDGEFIAPTLLKRSPGEVIERVRIFSSQTTRKVRSMMRLVVSHKDGTANFAEAPGYLVGAKTGTAEKVKGKRYDKRANLVSVVAAFPIHDPEYLVFVMVDEPQPQKHSHGYATAGWVAAPVIADIVNRIAPILNVHPVDINQPEIRRNLEPDLRIGGKGAIRASY, translated from the coding sequence ATGACCCGGTTGCCCGATCAACATCCACAAGCAGAATCTGACCAAACCTTACTGGGCGGGTTATGGTCACGGTTCTGGCCGTCACGTCTGGCCCCTGAACAGGCACGTAACACTGCCCAGATGCGCCTTATATTTGCTGGCGCGCTGGCCATCACATGTTTTGCAGGCATTGGGGCAAAGGCCTTCCATCTGGCAACTGTGAGCGCTCAAGGCGACACTGAGGTACACGTCCGGCTTGCTGGCGCAGACCGGGGCGCAATATATGATCGTAACGGGCGTGTTCTGGCCCAGACCGTGCCGGTGATGACCCTGCATGTTGATCCAAAACAAGTGCTTGATCCTTATGAAGTTGCAGAAAAACTCTCAGCTGTGCTGCCAGAACTGACAAAACAGGATATTCTGGCGGCTTTGTCCCGGAAGACGCGTTATGTTGAGCTGAACCGGAAAATTACCCCGCGCCGACATGCAGCCATTCTGGGGCTGGGCTTGCCTGGTATATTTATCACCCCTTCAAATCTGCGCACCTATCCAAATGGCGCTGAAGCAGCCCATATTTTAGGTCAGGTGAACCGAGACGGGCTGGGCATCGCTGGCATTGAAAAAAGCATGCAGGCCACCTTGTCATCTGGACGCGATGTCACCTTATCTGTTGACTTGGGTGTTCAGGCTGTAGTCAGACGCGCATTAGCTGAGCAGATCAAAACATTTGAAGCTCTTGGCGGGACCGGATTGGTCAGCAATATCAAGACAGGCGAAGTGGTTGCTATTGTCTCTCTGCCTGATTATGACCCGAACCAATATGCAGTTGCTGAACAGAAAGCCTTATTCAACCAGGCCACAAAGGGCGTGTTTGAAATGGGCAGTATTTTCAAAGTGCTGAACACTGCTATCGCACTTGAGGCCGGATCAGCACAACTCTCATCAAGCTATGATGTGACGCGGCCGCTGAGAATTGGCGGCTTTCCAATACGCGACTATCATCCTTATGACAGATTCCTCAATTTGTCGGAGGTGTTGGTCTATTCCTCTAATATCGGCTCCGCCCGTATTGCTGAGGAAATCGGCCCTGAGGTACAGCGGGGCTACATGGAAAAGCTTGGCCTGTTGGGTCGGCCCGCTCTGGAACTGACCGAGACAGCGCGCCCGCTCTACCCGTCATCATGGGGGCGCCTATCCTCTTACACCATCAGCTTTGGGCATGGTATTTCGGTCAGCCCTGTTCATGTAATGGGGGCCATTGGGGCCGCCGCAGGTGATGGGGAATTCATCGCCCCGACCTTACTGAAGCGCAGCCCTGGTGAAGTCATTGAACGGGTCCGAATATTTTCGTCACAGACTACGCGAAAGGTTCGCTCTATGATGCGTCTTGTCGTCTCTCATAAAGATGGCACTGCCAATTTTGCAGAGGCCCCCGGCTATCTGGTTGGAGCCAAGACGGGTACTGCTGAAAAGGTGAAAGGCAAACGTTATGACAAGCGGGCAAACCTTGTCTCGGTCGTCGCCGCCTTTCCCATTCATGATCCAGAATATCTGGTGTTCGTGATGGTGGATGAGCCCCAGCCGCAGAAACATTCCCATGGCTATGCCACAGCCGGATGGGTCGCAGCCCCTGTTATTGCCGATATTGTAAACCGGATAGCGCCTATTCTGAATGTTCATCCTGTTGACATAAATCAGCCCGAAATTCGCCGGAATCTAGAGCCAGATCTGCGTATAGGAGGAAAAGGAGCTATTCGTGCGTCTTACTGA
- a CDS encoding UDP-N-acetylmuramyl-tripeptide synthetase (PFAM: Mur ligase family, catalytic domain; Mur ligase family, glutamate ligase domain; Mur ligase middle domain~TIGRFAM: UDP-N-acetylmuramyl-tripeptide synthetase) translates to MRLTDLLTQIPGLTLCSGSAEKTVTHVTADSRAAQAGGLFVAVAGHKTDGHDFINDAIENGADVIVTEGRPADVPAHICVLTSKDIRADYAHLAAKFYPARPAILTGVTGTNGKTSVCEYLRQIWSRATWPSAAVGTLGVASDIEALNSTSAQLTTPPSEQLFCLLHNLRKGGVTHAAFEASSHGLDQMRLHKLAVNVAVFTNLSRDHLDWHGDMDSYFAAKAKLFFDNLLDGGTAVINIDDAWGQRLYNELQSRNIVLWSVGVHDNADFQIMSTQSQHFGLDLQIKAAGQLFRYPLALSGEFQAINAVTAAAAAHASGMPLQDSFGALPYLLPVRGRMQPIHGHPDGARVIIDFAHTPDALEGALKALRSGTSGQLNLVFGCGGDRDKGKRAEMGKIAAAYADKLYVTDDNPRTEPPATIRNDILKGCPNAQDIAPRDKAIQLAISELHSEDTLLIAGKGHETSQTIGTEVLPFDDASIARHALINLTGNSLTSGGL, encoded by the coding sequence GTGCGTCTTACTGATCTGTTGACACAAATCCCAGGCCTGACCTTATGCAGCGGCTCAGCAGAAAAAACAGTGACCCATGTCACAGCTGACAGCCGTGCTGCTCAAGCTGGTGGATTGTTTGTTGCCGTCGCCGGCCACAAGACAGATGGACACGATTTTATTAATGATGCCATTGAAAACGGAGCTGACGTCATTGTCACAGAGGGCCGTCCGGCCGATGTTCCGGCACATATCTGTGTTTTGACCAGCAAGGACATCCGGGCTGATTATGCCCATCTTGCGGCCAAATTCTACCCTGCCCGACCAGCAATCCTGACCGGCGTGACCGGAACCAACGGCAAAACATCTGTTTGCGAATATTTGCGGCAAATCTGGTCAAGGGCAACCTGGCCATCAGCAGCTGTCGGCACTCTGGGCGTGGCCAGTGATATTGAAGCGCTGAACAGCACGTCTGCCCAATTGACCACCCCGCCATCTGAACAGCTATTCTGCTTGCTGCATAATTTACGAAAAGGCGGGGTGACCCATGCCGCCTTTGAGGCGTCCAGCCATGGCCTTGACCAGATGCGCCTGCATAAACTGGCTGTCAATGTCGCGGTATTCACCAACCTCAGCCGCGATCATCTTGACTGGCATGGAGATATGGACAGTTATTTTGCAGCAAAAGCAAAGCTGTTTTTTGACAATCTTCTTGATGGCGGGACGGCGGTAATCAACATTGATGATGCGTGGGGTCAGCGCCTGTATAACGAACTTCAATCGCGCAATATCGTTCTGTGGTCTGTTGGTGTTCACGACAATGCTGACTTCCAGATTATGTCCACACAAAGCCAGCATTTTGGTCTTGATCTGCAGATTAAAGCCGCAGGTCAGCTATTCAGATATCCGCTGGCTCTTTCGGGTGAGTTTCAGGCCATAAATGCGGTTACCGCGGCGGCCGCCGCCCATGCTTCAGGCATGCCGTTACAGGATTCATTTGGCGCCCTGCCCTATCTGCTGCCTGTGCGCGGACGCATGCAACCCATTCATGGTCATCCTGATGGCGCGCGTGTGATTATTGATTTTGCCCACACGCCTGATGCTTTGGAAGGCGCATTAAAAGCTCTGCGGTCAGGCACATCTGGCCAGCTGAATCTGGTGTTTGGCTGTGGCGGTGACAGGGATAAGGGCAAACGTGCAGAAATGGGCAAAATTGCCGCTGCCTATGCAGATAAACTCTATGTCACGGACGATAACCCTCGCACCGAACCGCCTGCCACTATCCGCAACGACATTTTGAAGGGCTGCCCGAACGCACAGGATATTGCGCCACGGGATAAAGCAATTCAATTGGCCATTTCAGAATTGCATAGCGAAGATACGCTGCTGATTGCGGGCAAAGGCCATGAGACCAGTCAGACAATTGGTACTGAAGTTCTGCCGTTTGATGATGCCAGCATTGCCCGTCATGCGCTGATAAACCTGACAGGCAACAGCCTCACCTCAGGAGGTCTGTAA
- a CDS encoding UDP-N-acetylmuramoyl-tripeptide--D-alanyl-D-alanine ligase (PFAM: Mur ligase family, glutamate ligase domain; Mur ligase family, catalytic domain; Mur ligase middle domain~TIGRFAM: UDP-N-acetylmuramoyl-tripeptide--D-alanyl-D-alanine ligase) codes for MLSHLSPTRLAELCNGHWHHSTALPASFTSAQIDSRMMGQDELFIAFKGETTDGHRFVSDLDRDLGQAAIVEHPDQDAAAAQLCVSDSLQALQSISREVSALTGAVKFAVTGSVGKTGTKDMLSRMLAGFGRTHATKGNYNNHIGAPLTLAQMPEDTEFLACELGMNHAGELTELAQIVKPSVAAITCIADSHIGHFTSLEQIADAKAELFTGLTEDGIAILPRDDIFYPRLAAAAKAAGARQIISFGTHAESNFRLLDCTKKDNGLMVTIDYPVMSKGTQRKTLSFELGMTARHWAMNAVCGLAMCSAAGLDCELAAAQLAECTDLPGRGKTYDLIVSDHQLSLIDDSYNAGPASMKAALAGLREMPGHRAAILSDMLELGGSAQQAHIQLAEHITASGIHKLIAIGPNMTAMTACLPADISCQCYQTSTDALAELDEAIQQLAAEADYVLIKGSHGSGAHLMSQHLITSYTGHQPQQEISHAS; via the coding sequence ATGCTGTCTCATTTGTCTCCAACGCGTCTTGCTGAACTGTGCAACGGTCACTGGCATCACAGCACCGCCTTGCCTGCGTCATTCACATCAGCCCAGATTGACAGCCGGATGATGGGACAAGATGAGCTGTTTATCGCCTTCAAAGGAGAGACAACTGACGGCCACCGGTTTGTGTCTGACCTGGACCGCGATCTTGGCCAGGCAGCGATTGTGGAACACCCCGATCAAGACGCAGCTGCCGCTCAGCTTTGTGTCAGTGACAGTCTGCAGGCACTGCAGTCAATTTCCAGAGAAGTCTCCGCTTTGACAGGCGCCGTCAAATTCGCCGTTACAGGTTCTGTAGGCAAAACAGGCACCAAAGACATGTTAAGCCGGATGCTGGCAGGATTTGGTCGCACCCACGCTACAAAGGGAAATTATAACAATCACATAGGCGCCCCTCTCACTTTGGCACAAATGCCTGAAGATACTGAATTTTTAGCATGTGAGCTCGGCATGAACCATGCTGGCGAGCTGACTGAACTGGCGCAAATCGTCAAACCGTCAGTCGCAGCAATCACGTGTATTGCCGACAGCCATATTGGTCATTTTACCTCGCTTGAGCAAATCGCTGATGCCAAGGCCGAATTATTCACAGGGCTTACTGAAGATGGCATCGCAATTTTGCCACGTGATGACATATTCTACCCCCGCCTTGCTGCCGCAGCAAAAGCAGCAGGAGCACGGCAAATCATCAGCTTCGGCACACATGCCGAAAGCAATTTTCGTCTTCTTGACTGCACAAAGAAGGATAACGGGCTGATGGTCACAATTGACTATCCCGTTATGAGCAAGGGCACACAACGCAAAACCCTCAGCTTTGAGCTGGGGATGACCGCCCGCCATTGGGCAATGAATGCGGTTTGTGGTTTGGCCATGTGCTCTGCGGCAGGCCTTGATTGCGAATTAGCGGCTGCTCAATTAGCTGAATGCACAGACCTGCCCGGGCGCGGCAAAACCTATGATCTTATCGTCTCTGACCATCAGCTAAGCCTGATCGACGACAGCTATAACGCTGGACCTGCATCAATGAAAGCCGCATTGGCCGGCTTAAGAGAAATGCCCGGCCATAGGGCGGCCATTCTGTCAGATATGCTGGAGCTTGGTGGTTCTGCTCAACAAGCACATATCCAGCTTGCCGAGCACATCACCGCAAGCGGCATTCACAAACTGATCGCAATCGGCCCGAACATGACTGCTATGACGGCCTGTCTGCCTGCCGATATTTCTTGTCAATGCTATCAGACCAGCACAGATGCGCTTGCAGAGCTGGATGAAGCCATTCAACAACTTGCCGCTGAAGCAGATTATGTGCTCATCAAAGGCTCACATGGTTCTGGTGCACATCTGATGAGCCAACATCTGATCACAAGCTATACCGGTCATCAGCCACAACAGGAGATAAGCCATGCTTCCTGA
- a CDS encoding phospho-N-acetylmuramoyl-pentapeptide-transferase (PFAM: Glycosyl transferase family 4; Phospho-N-acetylmuramoyl-pentapeptide-transferase signature 1~TIGRFAM: phospho-N-acetylmuramoyl-pentapeptide-transferase), producing MLPDLLLAFADDYKILNLFRYITFRTGGATITALIISLMFGERFIRWLKSHQAEGQPIRADGPETHILTKAGTPTMGGLLILASFIISTLLWVPLSNQYLWPVLLIATSFGLIGATDDWLKLKKRSSDGMSGRQKLFFQMTAALVASLIFIQLSPDSLRYGVAVPFFKDTLLYLGILYVPFAMLVIVGASNAVNLTDGLDGLAIVPVIIVAMCFGLIAYLSGNIQFANYLQIHYVPGTGDLATLLGALIGAGLGFLWFNAPPAKVFMGDTGSLALGGSLGAVSVATRHELVLAIAGGLFVLETVSVILQVASFKLTGKRIFLMAPLHHHFEKKGWPESTIVIRFWIISVVLALISLSTLKLR from the coding sequence ATGCTTCCTGATCTGCTTCTGGCGTTTGCTGATGATTACAAAATTCTGAACCTGTTCAGATATATTACCTTCAGGACTGGTGGTGCGACAATTACCGCACTGATTATATCACTGATGTTTGGCGAGAGGTTTATCCGCTGGCTGAAATCGCATCAGGCTGAAGGCCAGCCGATCCGTGCAGATGGGCCGGAAACGCATATTCTGACGAAGGCTGGAACACCGACAATGGGCGGTCTGCTGATTCTGGCCAGCTTCATTATCTCCACCCTGTTGTGGGTACCTCTGTCAAACCAGTATTTATGGCCGGTTCTGCTGATTGCCACCAGCTTTGGTCTGATCGGGGCAACTGATGATTGGCTGAAGCTGAAGAAGCGGTCAAGTGACGGGATGAGCGGTCGCCAAAAGCTGTTTTTCCAGATGACAGCGGCGTTAGTAGCCAGCCTGATTTTCATTCAGCTTTCGCCTGACAGCTTGCGTTATGGTGTGGCGGTTCCTTTTTTCAAAGACACGCTGCTTTATTTGGGCATTTTATATGTGCCGTTTGCGATGCTGGTCATTGTTGGTGCCTCAAACGCCGTGAATCTCACTGACGGGCTGGACGGGCTGGCGATTGTACCGGTGATCATTGTGGCCATGTGTTTTGGCTTAATTGCTTATCTCAGCGGAAACATCCAATTTGCCAATTACCTGCAAATTCACTATGTGCCGGGCACAGGCGATCTGGCCACGTTATTGGGTGCTCTAATCGGGGCCGGGCTTGGCTTTTTGTGGTTTAACGCCCCACCCGCCAAAGTCTTTATGGGTGACACAGGCTCACTTGCCTTAGGTGGCTCACTCGGAGCGGTATCAGTTGCCACACGGCATGAGTTGGTTTTGGCAATCGCAGGCGGGTTGTTTGTGCTTGAAACTGTATCTGTAATTTTGCAGGTGGCGTCATTCAAGCTGACCGGTAAACGGATTTTTCTGATGGCCCCCCTGCACCATCATTTTGAAAAGAAGGGCTGGCCTGAAAGCACCATCGTCATCCGTTTCTGGATCATCTCTGTTGTGCTGGCCTTGATCAGCCTGTCTACGTTGAAACTGAGGTAG